Proteins from one Rosa chinensis cultivar Old Blush chromosome 7, RchiOBHm-V2, whole genome shotgun sequence genomic window:
- the LOC121050498 gene encoding uncharacterized protein LOC121050498: protein MGDVLKRARLETAVWAGKLILLCVGIVSTMVFFKVVIIPYLLNLTLSTLPHLWTSIRSYCLSPLYIYIILNFIIIIIAASSTFQNQKQKHPSSVPSSYTSINNLNNAKTTSTDHEDDCCTVIDGTAEYNSNNIESSSHSENATTSPLPSLLTHQFSNEMISWHDIHIVQQASTEEEESIRTNPSPEEPSSSEDSCLTEKPVTEEEVEDNTLDTTWNAIMERQGKPICKHLKKSETWDTPPRTTGLVRMAWARKELKKSDTFSDRVSMIREKSMTQDELNQRAEAFINKINNQIRLQRLESDQRFRDMVNRGL, encoded by the exons ATGGGGGATGTTTTGAAAAGAGCAAGATTGGAAACAGCAGTCTGGGCTGGAAAGCTGATACTGCTCTGTGTAGGAATAGTGTCCACAATGGTATTTTTCAAAGTGGTAATCATTCCTTACCTCCTTAATCTCACTCTTTCCACTCTTCCCCACCTCTGGACCTCAATCAGAAGCTACTGCCTATCTCCACTCTACATCTACATCATTCTCAATTTTATCATCATAATCATCGCTGCCTCCTCcacattccaaaatcaaaagcaaaagcaCCCCTCATCTGTGCCCTCCTCCTACACCTCCATTAATAACCTAAACAATGCCAAGACCACTAGTACTGATCATGAAGATGACTGTTGTACTGTTATTGATGGTACGGCAGAGTACAACAGCAACAATATCGAAAGTAGTAGTCATTCCGAAAATGCAACTACTTCTCCTCTACCGTCTCTGCTTACTCATCAATTTTCAAATGAAATGATCAGCTGGCATGACATCCACATAGTACAACAAGCTtccacagaagaagaagaatccatTCGTACCAACCCTTCACCGGAGGAACCCTCCTCCTCGGAGGACTCTTGCTTGACGGAGAAGCCGGTCACCGAGGAAGAGGTGGAAGACAACACATTGGACACCACATGGAATGCCATTATGGAAAGGCAAGGCAAACCGATATGCAAGCATCTAAAAAAGAGTGAGACTTGGGACACGCCGCCTCGGACGACTGGCTTGGTGAGAA TGGCATGGGCTCGGAAAGAGTTGAAGAAGTCGGACACTTTTAGCGACAGGGTGTCCATGATAAGGGAGAAGTCCATGACTCAGGACGAATTGAACCAGAGGGCGGAGGCCTTCATCAACAAGATCAATAATCAGATAAGGCTTCAGAGGCTAGAATCTGATCAGCGTTTCAGGGACATGGTTAACCGTGGTCTCTAG